A section of the Hyalangium minutum genome encodes:
- a CDS encoding DUF2378 family protein, whose amino-acid sequence MQEKLVFDQTLEGLFVRGLDGRVTPTLKLHLREVGVDLDRKLLPAYPFETWCSCVRVAAQTLYAETPQEEAYRELGERMVDGYRGTMMGRALFSVLQLLGPRRVLSRVQQSFRSGNNYTEVRTEDLGPTHLRLWVNEAGPTRYLMQGAILAGMRGCGVQEAQVRVRGFTAEDVTFEVEWREKG is encoded by the coding sequence ATGCAGGAGAAGCTGGTCTTCGATCAGACCCTCGAAGGTCTGTTCGTCCGAGGACTGGACGGCCGGGTGACCCCAACACTCAAGCTGCACTTGAGGGAGGTGGGAGTGGACCTCGACCGCAAGCTTCTGCCTGCCTACCCCTTCGAGACGTGGTGCTCCTGTGTGCGTGTAGCTGCGCAAACGCTGTATGCGGAGACGCCCCAGGAAGAGGCCTACCGCGAGCTGGGGGAGCGGATGGTGGACGGCTACCGGGGGACGATGATGGGGCGGGCGCTGTTCAGCGTGCTCCAGCTGCTGGGCCCCCGGCGGGTGCTGAGCCGGGTGCAGCAGAGCTTCCGCTCGGGAAACAACTACACGGAGGTTCGCACCGAGGACTTGGGCCCGACTCACCTGCGGCTGTGGGTGAACGAGGCCGGGCCCACCCGCTATTTGATGCAGGGCGCCATCCTGGCGGGCATGCGAGGGTGTGGCGTCCAGGAAGCCCAGGTGCGGGTGCGCGGCTTCACCGCCGAGGACGTCACCTTCGAGGTGGAGTGGCGGGAGAAGGGCTGA